A stretch of Arachis hypogaea cultivar Tifrunner chromosome 15, arahy.Tifrunner.gnm2.J5K5, whole genome shotgun sequence DNA encodes these proteins:
- the LOC112747361 gene encoding L-type lectin-domain containing receptor kinase IX.1-like → MAANWHSFLHLLFSSFHVFILKTYSIEFQISRFTTGDPNIVYRGQAIPRVGTIELNNNIDYLFQVGSAIYSKDVLLWESRSGKQADLKTHFTFVIDTQGNSQYAAGLAFFLAPSGFQIPPNSAGGFLGLYNTSTADSLRNQIVHVEFDSFPNPEWDPKLEHVGINVNSISSANYTAWNASKHSNDIADAWIAYNSTNKILSVSWKYQTTSTSQENTTLSHQIDLMKVLPQSVTIGFSAATSEYTERHVIQSWEFSSSLDAAEPGKGKNSKKTWKVVVGSVVAGAVFIVVVISTYVIFRRWKSKKKDAKIERVSSINDDFERGAGPRRFSYEEIVFATNNFSPNRKLGQGGFGAVYRGYFADLDLVVAVKKISSGSRQGKREYVTEVKVISRLRHRNLVQLIGWCHDQGEFLLVYEYMPNGSLDSHLFGNRTPLSWNLRHKIALGLASAILYLHEEWEQCVIHRDIKPSNVMLDSSFNVKLGDFGLAKLIDHELGSQTSALAGTIGYMAPEYISSRRASKESDVYGFGLVALEIATGKRVFDLVDNEESQKGLVEWVWDHYGREELHKVVDERVGKDFDEKEVKYMMIVGMWCCHPDKNMRPSIREAIQVLNLEGPVPQLPTKMPVAIYYIPTSSVSSDNASISVSFQSSGR, encoded by the coding sequence ATGGCCGCAAACTGgcattcttttcttcaccttttATTCTCATCCTTCCATGTTTTTATTCTGAAAACTTATTCAATCGAATTCCAAATATCTAGGTTTACTACTGGCGATCCAAACATAGTTTACAGAGGACAAGCTATCCCTCGTGTTGGAACAATAGAATTGAACAATAACATTGATTACTTATTCCAAGTTGGATCAGCCATATACTCCAAAGATGTTCTACTTTGGGAATCAAGATCAGGAAAACAAGCTGATTTGAAAACACACTTCACCTTTGTTATTGACACTCAAGGCAATTCTCAATATGCTgctggccttgcattcttccttgcaCCTTCTGGATTCCAAATACCACCAAACTCTGCCGGCGGCTTTCTAGGCCTATACAACACATCCACTGCCGACTCGCTGCGCAATCAGATTGTTCATGTTGAGTTTGACTCCTTCCCTAATCCGGAGTGGGATCCCAAATTGGAGCATGTGGGAATCAATGTTAATTCAATTTCTTCAGCAAACTACACTGCTTGGAATGCTAGCAAGCATAGTAATGACATTGCTGATGCATGGATCGCGTACAATTCAACAAACAAGATTCTAAGTGTGTCATGGAAATACCAAACGACCTCTACCTCTCAAGAGAATACTACCCTTTCTCATCAAATTGATTTGATGAAGGTCTTGCCTCAATCGGTTACAATTGGATTTTCCGCGGCTACTAGTGAGTACACAGAACGACATGTTATTCAGTCTTGGGAGTTCAGTTCTAGTTTGGACGCCGCAGAGCCTGGTAAAGGAAAGAATTCGAAGAAGACATGGAAGGTGGTGGTTGGATCAGTTGTTGCAGGAGCTGTTTTTATTGTGGTAGTTATTTCAACATATGTAATATTTAGAAgatggaagagcaagaaaaaggatGCAAAAATAGAGAGGGTGAGCTCTATTAATGATGATTTTGAAAGAGGAGCTGGACCAAGAAGGTTCTCTTATGAAGAGATTGTCTTTGCTACCAATAATTTTTCCCCAAACAGGAAGTTAGGCCAAGGTGGATTTGGAGCAGTGTATAGAGGCTACTTTGCTGATCTAGATTTGGTTGTTGCTGTTAAGAAGATATCAAGTGGATCAAGACAAGGGAAAAGAGAGTATGTAACTGAAGTCAAAGTCATTAGCAGGTTAAGGCATCGGAATCTTGTGCAACTCATAGGTTGGTGCCATGATCAAGGTGAGTTCCTTCTTGTTTATGAGTACATGCCAAATGGTAGTCTTGATTCCCATTTGTTTGGGAATAGGACTCCATTATCTTGGAACTTGAggcacaagatagctcttggatTGGCCTCTGCTATTCTCTATCTTCATGAAGAATGGGAACAATGTGTTATTCACAGAGATATCAAACCAAGCAATGTGATGTTGGATTCTAGTTTCAATGTCAAGCTTGGTGATTTCGGCTTGGCTAAGCTCATAGATCATGAGTTAGGGTCTCAGACATCGGCTTTAGCCGGAACTATTGGCTATATGGCTCCAGAATATATAAGCAGTCGTAGGGCAAGTAAGGAGTCAGATGTGTATGGCTTTGGATTGGTTGCTTTAGAGATTGCCACAGGAAAAAGGGTGTTTGACCTTGTAGATAATGAAGAGAGTCAAAAGGGGTTGGTTGAGTGGGTTTGGGATCATTATGGAAGAGAAGAATTGCATAAGGTTGTGGATGAGAGAGTAGGAAAGGATTTTGATGAGAAAGAAGTGAAGTATATGATGATTGTTGGAATGTGGTGTTGTCATCCTGATAAGAATATGAGGCCATCAATAAGAGAAGCAATTCAAGTGCTGAATTTAGAAGGTCCAGTGCCACAGCTTCCAACAAAGATGCCTGTTGCCATTTATTATATCCCTACATCTTCTGTTAGCTCTGATAATGCATCCATTAGTGTTAGCTTCCAATCATCAGGTCGTTGA